One window of Phalacrocorax carbo chromosome 1, bPhaCar2.1, whole genome shotgun sequence genomic DNA carries:
- the TMEM272 gene encoding transmembrane protein 272, with product MTAGLEKACHRCISKIASNACFIFGLLAFLALPLSMTFTGMKFLEDCPVQPLIPLYLLVGGVIGSLKVTLLLYDSTRMRQLLSKSVVIDDDDEDEYPWRQNAHKYYIHLTLSLFLFLWFILGNYWVFSVYLPNFIPPFHQPQDYCDKTLYIFAVGILIISHTVLFLLIFCSCCIYCFSRQRYSSEED from the exons ATGACTGCCGGCCTGGAGAAAGCTTGCCACCGGTGCATATCTAAAATTGCCAGCAATG CATGCTTTATATTTGGGCTCCTCGCTTTCCTTGCCTTACCACTGTCCATGACTTTTACAG GAATGAAGTTTTTGGAAGATTGCCCAGTTCAGCCACTAATTCCATTATATCTGTTGGTGGGTGGCGTGATTGGCAGCTTAAAG GTGACTCTCCTGCTGTACGACTCAACCAGGATGAGGCAGCTGCTTTCCAAGTCTGTTGTGATTGATGATGATGACGAGGATGAATATCCCTGGAGGCAGAATGCTCACAAGTACTACATCCATCTAaccctcagccttttcctctttctctggtTCATTCTAGGGAActattgggttttttctgtgtaCCTGCCAAATTTCATCCCACCTTTCCATCAGCCTCAGGATTACTGTGACAAAACCCTGTACATTTTTGCTGTTGGTATTCTCATTATTAGCCATACTGTTCTCTTTCTCCTTATCTTTTGTAGCTGTTGCATATATTGTTTTTCCAGACAAAGATACTCTTCTGAGGAAGACTAA